Sequence from the Pseudomonas frederiksbergensis genome:
ACGTTTTGAGATGACTTTCGCGATGACCGATTTCCAGGAATACGACGCCCGGCTCGAAGAGTGGGAGACCTTGCGCGCCGACACCACCTTCAGCGGCCTGTTGGTAGGCAATGGCGCCAGCCGCGCCGTGTGGGACGATTTCGGCTACGACTCATTGTTCGAGAACGCCCGTACCGTCGAGGAAAAACCCTTGAGTGCGTCGGAACTGAGCGTGTTCGACGCACTGCAGACGCGAAGTTTCGAACAGGTGCTGGGGGCATTGAAAACCACCAGCCGGGTCAACAAGGCCCTGGCCGTCAGCTCCGCCGCGCCGCGCAATCGTTATTACGCGATCAAGGAAGCGCTGATCAACACCGTACACGCCGTGCATATTCCTTGGCGGCTGGTACAACCCTCGACCCTGGCAAGCCTGAACCAAGAATTGGGGCGCTACCGCACGGTGTTCACCACCAACTACGATTTGCTGAGCTATTGGGCGCTACAGCACGCGCCCGAGACGTTCACCGATCTGTTCCTGGGCGCCGATCACAGCTTCGACTTGAGCCAGACCCACCTCGACAAACCTCGCCTCTTGTACCTGCACGGCGGCCTGCACCTGGTGCGCAACCAGGACGGGACGGCACGCAAGCTCACGTCCACCGAAGGCACGCTGCTGGGCAGTTTCGCCATCAACAACACCATCAAGACCCTTGACGATGTACCGTTGCTGGTCAGCGAAGGCCCGAGCCAGGACAAGCTCAAGACCATCCGCAGCAGCGACTATCTGTCGTTCTGCTACGACCAACTGCTGCACCATCACGACAACCTTTGCCTGTTCGGCCACGCCCTCGGCGAGCAGGACAACCACATCGTCCACGCCTTGCGCCAGGCAGCGCCGAAGACCGTTGCCCTCTCGATCTACCCGCGCAGCCAGGCGTTCATCCAGCACCAGAAACGGCATTACGCCAAGCTATTCCAAGGGCTGGACACGCAGCTGCGCTTTTTCGATGCCAAGAGTCATCCGCTGGGCGATCCGAAGTTGACGGTGCCGGTGGAGGTCTAGCCTCTCGATGGCGCCTACAAGGTAATCGCCGTACCGAGCAACGTCAGGAACCCCGCCAGCCAATTCGGGTGCGCCGGCCAGGCCGGTGCCGTGGCCAGGTTGCCCTGGACGTGGCCTTCGGTCACCGGGATGTCGATGAACGTCCCGCCAGCCAAGCGCACTTCCGGGGCACAGGCCGGATAGGCGCTGCACTCGCGCCCTTCCAGGATGCCCGCCGCCGCCAGCAACTGCGCACCGTGGCACACCGCCGCGATCGGCTTTCCCGCCATGTCGAAATCGCGCACCAGTTGCAGGACTTTTTCGTTCAGTCGCAAGTATTCCGGCGCTCGACCGCCTGGCACCAGCAACGCATCGTAGTCGGTCGCCTCGACGCCGGCGAAGTCATGGTTGAGGGCGAACAGATGTCCTGGTTTTTCGCTGTAGGTCTGGTCGCCCTCGAAGTCATGAATCGCCGTGCGGACAGTCTGCCCAGACGTCTTGTCCGGGCAGACGGCATGGACGGTGTGGCCGACCATCTGCAAGGCCTGGAACGGCACCATGACTTCGTAATCTTCGACGTAATCGCCGACCAGCATGAGGATTTTCTTGGCGGCCATGGAATGGGCTCCTTTGGAATGCGTGGAGGAATGAACGCATTAAAGGTAGTCCGCTGTAACAGAACGGGGGCAAATCCTCGCCGCGAGCTGACGGGCTGCATCGTAGCGCGCTGACGGTGAACATTTGTGGGAGCGAGCCCGCTCGCGAATCAGGCGGCGCGGGTTGTCAGGCGCACCGCGTTTCCGTGCTTCGCGAGCGGTCTCGCTCCCACAGGGTTCCGGTCGGTGTTGTCAGGCAAGGTACCCATCTGCCCGCAGCAGCGTTTCGAGGCAGTGCTCGGTGATGTGGTAGAAGGCCTTGAGTTCTTCGATCTTGGCGAGCAGTTCGGCCGGCTGCACCGGTTCGGCGCGCTTGACGGCCAGGATCATCTTGTTTTTGTTGGTGTGGTCCAGGGAAATGAACTCGAACACCTTGGTCTCGTAGCCACACGCTTCGAGAAACAGGGCCCGCAGGCTGTCGGTGACCATTTCCGCCTGTTGGCCCAGATGGAGGCCGTATTGCAACATCGGCTTGAGCAGCGCCGGGCTCTGGATTTGCAGGCGGATCTGCTTGTGGCAGCACGGCGAGCACATGATGATCGAGGCGCCCGAGCGGATGCCCATGTGGATGGCATAGTCGGTAGCAATGTCGCAGGCGTGCAAGGCGATCATCACATCCACCGCGCTCGGCGCCACGCTGCGCACGTCGCCATGCTGGAAGCTCAGGCCCGGGTGCTCGAGCCGGGCGGCGGCTTCGTTGCACAGCTTGACCATATCCTCGCGCAGCTCGACACCGGTGACCACGCCTTCGGCCTGCAAGGTGTTGCGCAGGTAATCATGGATGGCGAAGGTCAGGTAGCCCTTGCCCGAGCCGAAATCCGAGACTCGCACCGGTTTGTCCAAGGCCAATGGCGAAGACGTGAGGGCGTGGCTGAAGACCTCGATGAACTTGTTGATCTGCTTCCACTTGCGCGACATCGCCGGGATCAGCTCATGTTTGTGGTTGGTCACGCCCAGGTCGGCCAAAAAGGGCCGGCCCAGGTCGAGGAAGCGGTTCTTCTCACGGTTGTGCCCGGCGGACGGCACCTCCCGCAGTTGCTGGGGCTTGCTCTTGAACAGCGAGCTCTTGCCCTTCTTGCTGTATTCCAGCTGCGCCTCGTCGGTGACCGCCAGCAAATGCGCGTTCTTGA
This genomic interval carries:
- a CDS encoding class I SAM-dependent methyltransferase, whose protein sequence is MSATATPARPAPDHHAQFIELLQTSLDQNAFIKLVLAKYAGDEPDLQRLIIKQLTVKDQPCLSFVYRYKTRDITKNFSLAEGVETVAALLPASFKNAHLLAVTDEAQLEYSKKGKSSLFKSKPQQLREVPSAGHNREKNRFLDLGRPFLADLGVTNHKHELIPAMSRKWKQINKFIEVFSHALTSSPLALDKPVRVSDFGSGKGYLTFAIHDYLRNTLQAEGVVTGVELREDMVKLCNEAAARLEHPGLSFQHGDVRSVAPSAVDVMIALHACDIATDYAIHMGIRSGASIIMCSPCCHKQIRLQIQSPALLKPMLQYGLHLGQQAEMVTDSLRALFLEACGYETKVFEFISLDHTNKNKMILAVKRAEPVQPAELLAKIEELKAFYHITEHCLETLLRADGYLA
- a CDS encoding DUF4917 family protein; translated protein: MTDFQEYDARLEEWETLRADTTFSGLLVGNGASRAVWDDFGYDSLFENARTVEEKPLSASELSVFDALQTRSFEQVLGALKTTSRVNKALAVSSAAPRNRYYAIKEALINTVHAVHIPWRLVQPSTLASLNQELGRYRTVFTTNYDLLSYWALQHAPETFTDLFLGADHSFDLSQTHLDKPRLLYLHGGLHLVRNQDGTARKLTSTEGTLLGSFAINNTIKTLDDVPLLVSEGPSQDKLKTIRSSDYLSFCYDQLLHHHDNLCLFGHALGEQDNHIVHALRQAAPKTVALSIYPRSQAFIQHQKRHYAKLFQGLDTQLRFFDAKSHPLGDPKLTVPVEV
- a CDS encoding DJ-1/PfpI family protein, with the translated sequence MAAKKILMLVGDYVEDYEVMVPFQALQMVGHTVHAVCPDKTSGQTVRTAIHDFEGDQTYSEKPGHLFALNHDFAGVEATDYDALLVPGGRAPEYLRLNEKVLQLVRDFDMAGKPIAAVCHGAQLLAAAGILEGRECSAYPACAPEVRLAGGTFIDIPVTEGHVQGNLATAPAWPAHPNWLAGFLTLLGTAITL